A stretch of DNA from Cryptomeria japonica chromosome 4, Sugi_1.0, whole genome shotgun sequence:
ATTCAGTTAAGGAGAATGGTATTGACAGGTGGGTGTGGAATTCTCTGGACCCCTTGGACTTAGTCCAAAATCGGAAAGACATTTTTGCCGGTATTCTAAGGAATCGAATCATTCATCCATCCTCGGATGAGGACATCATTAGGTGGTGTGGCTCGTCTGATGGTAAGTATAAGGTATGTTTTGGCTATATATTGAAAGAAGTTGTTGTAGATAAGAAGGATTGACCGGTTAATCTGTTTTGGCACAAACATCTACTTCCTAAAGCAGGATCCTTTGCTTGGATGGCTTTTCAGAGGAAGATTCTAACCAGTGAAAGACTCCTTAAATTGGGTATTAATGGACCTAGTAGATGTGTATTATGTCGAAATCAAGAGGAGACAATTGATCACCTTCTGCTTCACTGCAAATTCTCCAGCAACTGTTGGTGGCATTTTATGGGTAAATTAAATCTTGCATGCCCTTTTCCGAAAGgtttggatgattggtttctactatggcctaaatcaaaatgcaaggcatTATTTGGGGACTTATTTGTCATCCTACCCTCACtgctgatttgggaaatttggaaagagagGAATCGTAGAATTTTCTAGGATAAAGATATGGGCCAGATTGCCctctgtgggaaaattgagaatcaCCTGGTTGAGCTCCTGAATGAATCAGCTAAGTCCAAATCACTGAAAAAGAATCTATACACTGACTGGGATTGGAAGCTAAAGCTTGCATTCCCAAATTTGATCATCCCCCCGCTTTTTGGAAGTGGTAACCCTGAGATACCGGTTAATCCAAGATTGGGTGTTAAATGGGAAATCCTAGATCCAGGATGGCATAAGATTAACTTCGATGGTGCCTCTATAGGGAATCCAGGGCGGAGTGGAATTGGATGTATTATTAGAGATTCTGAAGGTATCTGTATTAAGGAAATCTCTGAAGATATCGGTATGGCCACTAACAATGAGGCTGAATTCCGAGCAGCATTAAGAGGTTTGCAATTGGGAATTGAGTTGGGgataaaaagaatccatttggagggtgattcattaaATGTTATCAATGTTGTTCGTAGTAACCAAACCCCTAGTTGGCATCGTAACCTATGGCTTCGACCGATGGTAGATTTGCTTGAGACCATTAAAGAATTTCAGATtagccatatctatagagaaggtaaTATGGAAGCAGACAGACTATCTAAGATGGCAATTGTAGATGGAGGCCTTGATCCGGGGCTTACGGCTAGGGCATAGATAAATTTTGATTATAGCAATTTATATGGTTAAAGTGTTGCAACCTATCATGGCAGATGAATGATCCGGCTTTGTTTccccaatggtcttggtttctactGGTTTGTAGTACTTACTGGGAGATGAACTCTTACTGGGTGTGGGTTTTTCTTTGATTGTGGTATCCTTCTGGTTCCTACCGGTACGGGTATCCCACCTGGCTGCGCGGTCTCTACCGGTTGGCGATGTTGTCATATGCATAGGTCTCTTGCACTTGTCTCTTACCAGTATTTATTACGTTCCGGTAATATGGTATTTATTACGTTCCGGTAATATGGTCTTACCAGGGTCATTTACTCCAATGTCGGAATAGATGTTGTCAAAAAGATAATCTACCAAAATTTTGATAAGCGGCTGCAATCGGTTCTCTCCTCAAGTCACCCTGTGCGGATGGAGGCCCTGATCCGGACATACGGTTATGGCACATCTGTATTTGATTATGGTGGTTAATATGGTTTAAGTGATGCAACCTATCTTGGTCTAAGAATGAAACGGCTTTGTTTCCCCGATGGTCTTGGCCTCTACCGGTTTGTAGTACTTACCAGGGGTGAATTCTTACCGGGTGTGGGCTTTTTCTTCGATTGTGGTTTCCTTCTGGCTCTTACCGGTAGGGGTATCCCCCCCGGGCTGCGAGGTCTAACGGTTGGCTATGTTGTCAGTTGCATAGGTCTCTTGCATTTGTCTCCTACCGGTAATCCTCGATTGATGGGTATTTCATGGCTCCCGTTTGCTTCAGGCATGGATCAATGGTTCTGATAATATGATCTTATCGGGGTCATTAACCCCAGTTCCGGTGTAGATGTTGTCAGAAAGGTAATCCAATGCCCATAAATACTATTGGATATGATAAAGTCGGACGGCGGCAGACATCAAAGAGGCAATAAATTGCAAATAAAGGTAACATGCTTAATATGTGTTTTGTTTGTGCGAAGTAATTTAGCACAATTTAGCCAGCTGCTCGAGCTCCTCAACCTTTATGAGCTGACGAGATAAATAAAGGAAGGCCTGCTTAATTTAAGCATATCCATCTCTTCCCCTTTCTTGCTCTATTGTTTATACAATGGATACACCGATTTTGTTGGAGGCAACATGCCGTCAGATGGCATTTCTAGGCAAAATTTCTGATAAGCGCCTGCAATCAGTTCTTTCCTCAAACCACCCTTTGATTCTGCATTGTGTAAAAAGAATTTTGGGGAAGGAATTCTTAAATGCTTAGCACAGATATAGAGCCAATGCAGACATTCTGGCTTTCTTTTTAGCGATGCTGCTCtacatggggactagcaagcaAAGGGCGAAGCTGCTCACTCAAATGGTGTTCGAGCAACGCTTCCTTGGGGAAATTGACGTCATACTAGATAATGCCGACGGCAATCTCAGAATGCCCTTTCCCCAAAATTATTATATGAGTTTGGGAAATGGTGTGGAGGTGAGGAAAGAGGTGATAGTAACCTCTCTTGATTTCAAAGCCTTGGAGGCCTCCTGGCCTAACATTAACAGAAATATCGAGTTCCTTTTCAAGGTTGCCGGAATACTGCCCGGCTTCACGGCTGCCTAGAGAAGAACCTATATTCGGGATGAAGGGCTTTCGGGCAGAGGAGACATTGGTATTTTGGCCAATAGTGACATAGACGATGGCAACTCTTGGGGTCTTTGGTCGTGGTGAAGAGCGGTTTCCAGACGATGTCCGCCACCCCTGGGAAAAAGCGGAATCGTTGGCTCATGCTGCTTGCGGGAATGATTGCCCGGTAATATTGGATGTTGCTGCTGCTCCTGCTCTCAGTGATGAGGACCCAGATTCAAGCTCTGAAGAATCTTGAAATATTGTGACCTCCTCGGCTCTGTGTGTCGGTTCTCTTTGTTATTCCATTTCTCAAGTTCTTTGTACTGTTAAGAAGATTGTAGGCCTTTGGCCAAATTAGGCATAGTAACAGCCAGCATTTTGTTCTCATCCGGTTGATTTTGTCTAGCAATGTAGGATCCTCGCCAGCTCAGCTGGCTTTTGGTCGTTGTTTGGAgcaatggtagggggttttcttcctggttctttccccctGCGGCTCTTTCTGAACCAggtttgtatttttcaaattttgattaatacaaggttGCTGCCCTGCAgttattaatctattaaaaaaaataataataaaattaaaatacaaaagaattaaaattaaaattaaattaaaatataattaaatttgattaatgttaatgaatggtcaaaaggcatgaaatgataagttgtggctcccccaaatatgaggtataaaagggagaagagaactcatttgaagggggtaTAATttaggaatcagaagtgcagatctgattgtgaaaggttgtgtccctttcaaagggcaaaaataatgaagagatgcactctttcaaaaggtgctaatggtgaaagggtgtgtctcttgccaaagggaatacatgatgaagaggtgtgacctctccctcacaatAGAACACcttcgatcagatcagatcagaactgttattaagttacgggcagtaacatccttgttcttggtgataTGCATGGGGATGAACGGTGAAGGAGAGAAAAAGGCAGTGATAAGGAATATCAATCTGCAGGCTTCAGATCGATCATTCATTGGCAAGTAATTATTTACAAACAGCAGATTGGTATGCTGTATCTGCTCATTATGAATTAAAGGATTAATTATGCTGACTGACAAATATTAATTCTGGTAAAAATGACAATAAATATACATATGATTATACaaataaaaatgataataaatatGCATATGATTAAATAAATAGAGTAAGACCATAATataagatatatataaatatatatctggCTAATAATAATAAATTCAGTATTATACAAGAAATgattaaatatacatacatatcaaAGCACATATATTCATAATTAGTGAAAGATGTTATATTAATGACAGAGTCTTTAATCTTTCGCTAATGCCTTTGGAAGGATAGGTTGGTTTGtgtagggagaggcagagtaaTTCCATCCCAAATTAGGTGAGCCCCAAGAGGTGGTATTGACCGGTGTTCATGAAACCCTTGGGCCTACTTGTGGAGGTGGTTTCCAAGCACCCTATGACTGTAATTCCCCATCCTCCATTAGGGTTAGGAAAGAAATAAGGATGTgtctaatataataattatttacgAACAATTAATTGTCTCTAGCTTAATAATCTGTACTAAGGCATAATAATGTATAATGATGCTTGTTAAAcaggcagcctcctagtaggggacattacattaagtACAACAAAAGACTAAATCAATACATTGAGTCACTTGATATTATATAAAACAGAGACTGGCCCTAGTGTTCAGCAAAGAATCTGCAGGGCACAAAAGATCCAATCACCTCTCAGCCCACTCAATGTTATAGGCCAAGGAGCGGCCCAATACATCTGCCAAAGaaattttgacaaacaaagaactCAGCAAACAAATTTGCATAGAACAATAGTAGAATCACCATTGGGACAGCTATATATTAGAAAAGAAGTACCCCAAAATTTCAGCGAAGGAAGTATAGTTAATAATGTTGAATAAAAGTTTAAATCACCTTGCAGGCTACTgaacaaaatagaaaaaataattggCCCAAAACTTTAGCAAAGGAATTGGAACagaagattaaatcaatttcactGCCTAGAGTTGGCAGAAAGGTTAATCTCTTTTTGCACACAATTTCTTTCTCCAAGTTTGTTTTCATAAATGTTATGGATTGCATATACAACAAAAGATGGAATCAATTTTCGTTGCATACAGTGGACCGAGCATTTGATTTAACCATTTGTTCTACAAATTTTCCATCTCCGATTTGGTAACTTTTGTTGATTCCGCGCATAACAAAAGATTAAGTCAACTTTCATTGCATGGAGTGAATGGGAAGGAAATTCCGTTTTTTATTGTAGTAAATTTATTCCTCAAACCTGTTTTTATGACTACTAAAGTTTGGCTTTAGTACAAAAGATTAAATCAACTATCATTGCATAAGAATGGACCGAAAGTTAGGTAATCTTCTGttatatgcaaaatatttcccCAGGTTAGATTTCATGACTAATATGgactgtgcatatgccaatagattAAATCAACTTTCAATACAGAGTGGGAGCCAAACTGTAgatttagttttcctttttgttATAGACTGCGTGCAAAAAAGTGGACTAAATCAAATTTCACTGCATAGAGTCCGCCAAAGGTAGACTTGATCCTTTGTAGAGATACAAGATCCTTCCTTAAGCCTGTTTCCATAACTAGTATGGATTAAGGCAGCTTGAAGCATCAAATGGTTGACCTGAACAACTTTATAAAAGGATAAGGTGTAGTAAAAACCAGAATTTGAATTCGGGAAGCCTGCGAACGAAGGGCCTGAACTCATCGGAACCCTTGGTTGGCAAAGAGACCCCATCCATCCCTTCGATTTCAGGATCAACTTGAGGAGACAGAAACCCTATCAGCAAATTGAGCACATAAATCCCTAATCCATAAGACACAATGTAAAACCCCTGCACGTAATAAACCCTCAAAATGTATATAATCGCAGCAACAGAAGTGCCGAGCCATCTGCGTAAAGGGTGCGGGGTCGATTTATCCAAATAGTACTGAAATCTCCTTGAAAAATTGCTCCTCCATCTGGCAAGCGGCACGGATTGCCCTCCATCGCCTGTAAACCCTTCCATTACCCTCAATGAAGCTTTAATTTATCCTAGTTGGGGATTTCGACCCTTGTTTTACTTGTAATATTAGCGTTTTCATGCAGATTTATAAGGCCATACCGTACTAAACAGCTCTGTAATGCGAATAAGCTCTACAATTGTTTGTAGCTCGAAAGTCAGCAACTATTGCTCGAATTGAGCTCTGAAAACGGCAATATTTTCACAGTAGAAAATGCATGGGGTAAATCTGATACGACGATCTGAAGTCAGATTGGCATTGATTGTTTTTGGTTCACGATAGTTGTCGATATGAAAATGTTTTAAGCAGCAGCGAATAGTTGCAAATGTTAGGACAAAAATTTCTTGAGAATTCACATGGCCTTCGGAAACGGCTTTTGGATAACAGGTGGTTTGCGGAAACGAGAGATAATCATTTTGCCTTATACGATTTATTTTATGGGTTTTCCTGTCGTGCACAAATCAATTTGAGTTATTTTGACCGGCACAATAGGGAGAGTATCATTAAATCCAACTTCAATTAGAGAAAGGCTTGACCGGGGAGGGGGGCGGGAGATATTATGTATAGAGAcacaaatttataattaaaaataagatagtttaatttggtttataattttgattAAGGTTcattttggtttagtgttaggtttaCAATAGATTTTTTATTTAGGTTTAGAGTTGGGCTTTAATTTGGCTTAATatccaattaggattaggttagggttaggtttatagtTCAAATTTGTTGAGGGTTAGGGCTTGATTTGGTTTAGGATTTGGGTTCAATTGTTTGAGTGCAAGtttaatttggttttttttttaaggttAGAGTCTGatttgatttaaaaataataataatataattataataataaattatttaaattggggatgaACCCGCAGTGTGACAGTAAGTCACGAACCCTATTGACAGTCACGGTAAGTCACGTCATTGCAACAGAGGACAGAAGAAGGTAGGCAGAGGAGTCGGATTGGAGTGATGAGGAAACTATGACTGAGGATAGCGAGTAGGAGATAAGGAGAGGAGGAGAAGGTTGGTGCAATGGAATGATAAGGAGATACCTACGTGTAggcaatggagagataaggtgaccCCTGCACGTGatgaatggagagataaggagataacTACGCACAaggatggagagataaggagacacTTGTGCGTGGTGGGAGAGAGATAAGGTTTCACTTGCACGAGGTAGAGGAGATATAAGGGTGAGTTGCCATGCACGTGCAACGGAGTGATAAGGTGGAGATGTGATGCGCGCGCAATGGCAAAATACATCTTTGAGGATGAGGTCCCTCAAAAATGTGGcttcactagttcatagctccagtcaaaagcattAATGACTTCAATCCCTTAccaatcaaaaataataataatttatttaattatgttaaaaGTATATCTTTATATTTGGGGGTGACCCATGTAGTACAACGgttaaaacacttgcttggtgatactgccaccaaggttcaaatcacCGATGGGCTGCTATGCTTGCAAGCTTGGTACTTTCACTGGGCTAGTGTGCTTGCAGATTTGAACAAAATTAGTGCTTGGCACCTTTAAAAAGTACCtcttaccaataaaaaaaaagtaTATCTTTATatttaaaccaaattgaactctaaccttaacacaaaaaaaaataagtTAAACTATACACTCAAGCAACTAAACccaaatcataaaccaaatcaATTCCCAACCCTAAACAAATTTGAACTATAAAATTGAACCATAGTCCGAtcctaattaaatattaaactaaattaaaacctAACTCTAAACCTAAACCAAAAATCTATTAtaaacctaacactaaaccaaaatgAGTCCTAATCCTAAACCAAATCAAACCATAATCAAATTATAAACCAAATTAAACTAAATTTCTTTAAAACCAGATTGAACATTGGGAATCCAATTCTTCTTAAAGAACGtaataaatatattttcaaatCAATATTACTTTACTTTTAAAATATGTAACCCCATGATTTCTAAGGAAATAGATGCATTTTGTAAAAAGTCAAATTTAGTTTATTaaagtaaaaaatatatttattattagcTTTATAATTAAATATGCATACATAAATAAAAGCATTTTTgtgtataattttttattaaaataataatatttagttaaaaatattttcaaGATGATTTTATAAGGAAAATTTTTAAATTGCTATTCAAAATTATTTAAgataattttgttaaaaaaaaaaattattttttttgttaatgggTCAATGGAGTTTAACATGGAAGGAAAAGACTAGAAGCTAAATGACTACCATCAAAAGAAGGGTTGTATACACTAAACTTTGACAACACTTCTAGGGGAAACCATGGAGTCTATGGCACTAGGTGTAGATATAGCAATGGATTGGAATGAGATGGTGATtaggaaagcaaaaaaaaaaactaactcatGGCACAAACAATGGGGAATGTCTATCCAGCCCATAGAATGCACCAAACATCTATTATAATGTATTTATAAACTATAAAAGATAGTGATGTCTTGGTGCATTGTAAGCGTTGGATAGTCATTGCCAGAATAATGAGGCAAAATTAGCATTGGGTCTTTAGTTATGTCGAGATTTAAAATTGAAGAGAGTAGTTGTTGAAGGGTATTCACAAACTATTGTGAATGCAGTTAGGGTAGGAGAAATTCATAATTTGAAGTTTAAAACACTATTAAGTGAAGCATTGGTGATCCTCAAAAAATCTTGAAGGgttaaaaaaaaatcacatttttcaaaaggCTAATTGTGAGGTGGGTGCTTTGGCAAATTTAGCAATTGAAGCATTAGATGACATGAGGTGGCATTCTAATGATGACAAGTGTTATCGATGGACACTCTTCTCAATCTAGTAAATGGAGATGGTGAAGCATATGATATTATTGTTGGTAGAAGAAAATATTTATGAAGATTATGACAATAGGAAGGCTTTTGTATTTGGGTTGAATTTATATATTTGTTGTGGAAAATTGGATGGTATGGATACTCTTATAATTTTAACCTACAACAAGTGGAAAATGTCTTTTTTGGGAGAAATTTTGAAGAAGAGATTACAACAGGTATTCCAAATGTAGAGTGGGCTAGATCCATTTGTCTTTGAATAGGTGCTTGGGGAGGATTTCATGTTATGCTTGAATAGATATGGGGTTAACACCAATATCCCCTCCATGTTCATGGCATCCTTACTAGATTTGggtgaagagaatgaggacatcaaATAGTTGACGAAGGCTTTGGTGGAAGAGGAATTTGCAAGAGGTTTTGAGGAATCATTGATGGTGTCAAGAAGCGGTGTCAGGATTTTCTATCAGATGACTTCCATAGAGTAAATAATGTAGGGGACAAGGTGGCATGGAAGCCTTTCATCATAGTTGAGCAGTCAAAGAAGATAGGTGCTCAGTGGAGGAAATTTACAATGGGTGTTCAATTTTTAAAGTAGATGATGTGGTCGAAGGAGTGTGCTTGGATGAGGACTTCATCAAACACTACTACGAAAGAGACAAAAAAGGATAGTatgtatgtttttatgtttttAAGTATGTAAATAAGGACAATTAGAAGATGTGATGCAAGTCGGGGACTTTGATTATACCCTAGTTGATATATTGCTCCAAGCATATAGGTTGAGCTTAAATGTTCAAATTGTTATGTTAAATTTACTATTTTAAGCAAGGAGTCCTCAAGGTTGCATTTACTATTGTCATTTTATGATATCCTTAATCCATCAATGAGAACCAATCAAAGATATGCTCCATGGACTGTcgttgccccagttgatcaaggacaaAACCAATGGAATCATGAAATGTTAAGTTTTGTCTTGTCGGGAGGCAGAAGTTCTCAAGACCTTTCTCTTCCTTGAACCCTGGAATAGCAGAATTATGAGATTCCTAGTCCTCAAACCCTTTGTCTTCCTTGAACATAGAATCCCAGAATCTCTAGATTCCCAATTCTCAATCCCTTTCTCTTTCTTGAACCCCAAAATCATCGAATCCTAGAATTCCCAGTTCTCAAGCCTTTATCTTCCTTGAACCCAGAATCCCAGAAATCCAAATTCTTGAGCCTTTATTTTCCTTGAACCCAAAATCCCAGAATTCCCAATTCTCAAGCCCTTTCCTTCCTTGAACCCCAAAATCCTAAAATCCCGAGATTCCTAGTTCTCAAGCACATTCTCTTCCTTGAACCCCAGAATCTCGAAATCTCGAAATTCCCACTTCTCAAGCCTTTCTCTTCCTTCAACCCAGAAACTCAAAATCTTGAAATTCCCAGTTCTCAAGCCCTTTTTCTTCCTTGAACATTAGAATCGAGAGAATCCCAGTTCTCAAGCCCTTTTCCTTCTTTGAtcccaaaatcccaaaattcctagTTCTCAAGTCCTTTCCTTCCTTGAGCCCCAAAAATCCCGAAACCCAGGTTCCAAGACTCAACTCCCCTTGCACTTGGGCCCGACGTTCGACCTCTAGTGATATCAACACTTCTAGATGGCAtgatcaacacccaaggctcttaatgctccaccaactcATGTGACTTGTATATGTTCATTCGTGGAGCTACAAGGGTGGATTGAATGATTTTTGCAAGATTGCCATCAAGTGGAGTCCAAAGCCATGCATATTTATGATTACTTGATGGTCTTCATGTTAGGTCTGTCTACCCTGATTTTGGAATGTCAGACAATCCACCTTttagaagtacttttcttcttgggattggcTTGTCGAGATATGGCCAAGTTTCTTGCATGCAAACCATGTTAGGTCTATGCACCTCCTTGTCGTCCCTGACTAACTTTCCTCTATGCACGTTAGGGTCAAGGCTTCCTCtctttgaccattggtctctccttTGCAACTAGTTTAATATATATAGGTTGTtaggcctcattgtaaagggttctcccCTTGTTGGCTTGAGCTACTCTCTAGTCcttcacttctcttgaagacttgtatatttcttacatttctgcaactgtaagtttgacCATTAGCCTTAGAATGAAGTGAAATCATAATTCTGGTctcccttcaacttatgcatgttgtgtatgttttcttaccttcattgtaagtatatgttttgtggctttctctcatgtatatgttgtgttaaatttatttttttgggtgtggcttgtgggaaaccttctccccttttaACATTCaccaaattctaacctccatacatgtgttTGGGGTTATTCGTGCAATTGAATTTATGCATCTCATGGGTATTTTGATTGATTCTTTGTCCgagagagaaacatctcttatcccagtgcatcacctcctttcattttagcatttcttCCTTCCCTTTTCCTCTATAAGCTATTAGGATAGACTTAGAAGTCAAATTTGGAGttttgagttggttcaacacctacacttAGATTGAAAAGGAAGTTAGCCTTTGCCAGAGATTCAACCccattgcgcaaggtcccacactttaggATTGCTTTCATATTAAACGGGGATGTTGAGTTGATAGCTCggcaagggtgcaaaattttgtgacaatattttctaattaaaaatatatatatattttttaatatcattagatttccacaatccattagtatGTATatgagcttctggatttgattgtgtgagctttttttcatcatttttttgaatcgcactctatgatccatcattaggatgaaagtAGAGAGCACTCTCTGACCTTTTGAGAAACTCTAGCTCTGCAACTTTCTTTGCAAGCTTGATCCTAAGTGCTTCCATTTGCTTGGATTTGAACCACAATTCCCTCATGTGAAGGGTGTTAATCAATATCAgtagatttccataatccattagTATGTCTATGAACatatggatttgattgtgtgagcttttttgcatcaacatttcgaatcacactctgtgatccatcatcaggatgaaagtaGAGTGACTGCACTCTACTTTCATCTTAATGATGGATCATACAGTGTGATCTGATACATTGATGCAAAaaagctcacacaatcaaatccagaagctcgtagacatgtatatttattttaatattctaaattAATATGTATTTCTATAACAAATATTATGCAATAATATAtactaatattaaattattattttataatttactaATAATTTAATTTTGAAGTGCCATATATTGAATTATatattagatgttaattttatACATTAATATAATACAtactttaatataatataatataatatttagtaAAAATAATCTAATTATACGAtatattgtattatttattaaaaataatctaattatatgatatattaaattattaaaataaatagtgtaaattattaaaaaaactaaaatgtAGTATTATAATATGATAGtttatcatataatatattattaaattataaattaagagTCATATAATCTAAATATTATACTCTTTAGATGTTATTGTAAGGAAATATAATATAGtattctaatttataatattaatcttGTAATATTTGTTATAAAAAACACATTAATTTAAGGAGTATATTATTATGTACTTGTTAAATATTAATTAGTATAAGTTTGTTTTTGCTAGATAAGCTCAACATTAGGGAGTTGGACCTCATACATTAACTAGTAAATATTCAAATTTACAAATAGTACTTGATGATGACTCCAAGGAAGTGTGATAGTTTGAAGTC
This window harbors:
- the LOC131047845 gene encoding protein RER1B, with the protein product MEGFTGDGGQSVPLARWRSNFSRRFQYYLDKSTPHPLRRWLGTSVAAIIYILRVYYVQGFYIVSYGLGIYVLNLLIGFLSPQVDPEIEGMDGVSLPTKGSDEFRPFVRRLPEFKFWYSITKAFCIAFLMTFFSVFDVPVFWPILLCYWVVLFVLTMKRQIMHMIKYKYVPFSLGKRRYSGKKPAGDKASTSRE